A single window of Rubripirellula lacrimiformis DNA harbors:
- the accC gene encoding acetyl-CoA carboxylase biotin carboxylase subunit, producing MFQKILIANRGEIALRIIRACREMGIGSVAVYSQADAESMHVRLADEAYCVGGPRSSDSYLKIDQIIAAAEVSGADAIHPGYGFLAENAHFNEVCRSSGFEFIGPSPTAMEKLGDKNTARSMAIANNVPVVPGSDGLIEDDSKAIETAKKIGFPVLIKATAGGGGKGMRVAENEESLLKAIDQARTEAQAAFGNGGVYLERYIGRPRHIEVQVIADSHGNVCHLFERDCSVQRRHQKLIEEAPSPNLPSKRRDEICDAAVRMIKGADYSNAGTVEFIVDQDDNFYFIEVNARIQVEHPVSEMITGVDLIKEQIRVAAGEPLSFKQDELVCTGHALECRINAENPDKNFQPNPGKINAMFAPGGLGVRFDSHVYTGYTVPPHYDSMIGKLIIHRPTRAEAIATMRRALAELQVEGISTTASFHDKVLQHPEFIAGTHDTKFVEREFTS from the coding sequence GTGTTTCAAAAAATACTGATCGCCAACCGAGGCGAGATTGCGCTTCGAATTATCCGTGCATGCCGCGAAATGGGCATCGGCTCGGTCGCTGTTTACAGCCAAGCCGACGCCGAATCGATGCACGTTCGTCTAGCGGACGAAGCCTACTGTGTGGGTGGACCACGCAGCAGCGATAGCTACCTGAAGATCGATCAAATCATCGCTGCCGCAGAAGTATCCGGCGCCGATGCGATCCATCCGGGATATGGCTTCCTTGCCGAAAACGCGCACTTCAACGAAGTGTGTCGATCCAGCGGCTTTGAATTCATTGGGCCCAGCCCGACCGCGATGGAAAAACTGGGCGACAAGAATACCGCCCGATCGATGGCGATCGCCAACAACGTCCCCGTCGTTCCCGGCAGCGACGGACTGATCGAAGACGACAGCAAAGCGATCGAAACCGCCAAAAAAATCGGCTTCCCCGTGCTGATCAAAGCCACCGCGGGTGGCGGCGGCAAAGGCATGCGAGTCGCCGAAAACGAGGAATCGCTGTTGAAGGCGATCGATCAGGCGCGGACCGAAGCCCAAGCAGCCTTCGGCAACGGTGGCGTGTACCTGGAACGATACATCGGCCGACCTCGGCACATCGAAGTCCAAGTGATCGCCGACTCGCACGGCAACGTGTGCCACCTGTTCGAACGCGACTGCAGTGTCCAGCGACGACACCAAAAACTGATCGAAGAGGCACCGAGCCCGAACCTGCCATCGAAACGGCGCGACGAAATTTGCGACGCTGCGGTCCGTATGATCAAAGGCGCCGACTACAGCAACGCGGGCACCGTCGAATTCATCGTCGACCAAGACGACAATTTCTACTTCATCGAGGTCAACGCACGGATCCAGGTCGAACACCCCGTATCCGAAATGATCACCGGTGTGGACTTGATCAAGGAACAGATCCGTGTCGCCGCGGGCGAACCATTGTCGTTCAAACAGGACGAATTGGTGTGCACCGGGCACGCGCTGGAATGTCGGATCAACGCCGAAAACCCGGACAAGAATTTCCAACCCAACCCTGGCAAGATCAACGCGATGTTTGCACCGGGTGGACTGGGCGTCCGATTCGATTCGCATGTGTACACCGGCTATACGGTGCCACCACATTACGATTCGATGATCGGCAAGTTGATCATCCATCGTCCCACGCGGGCCGAAGCGATCGCCACGATGCGGCGGGCGCTTGCCGAACTGCAAGTCGAAGGAATCAGCACCACGGCGTCGTTCCACGACAAAGTTCTGCAGCATCCTGAATTCATCGCCGGAACGCACGATACGAAGTTCGTCGAACGCGAGTTCACCAGCTAG
- a CDS encoding LpxI family protein, whose translation MAHHNANRSLPAIGIVAGWGSFPVEVAQQLVHSGHPVCCIAIKGHASRSLESICDHVLWSGVGKIGKHLRYFRRNGVRHVTMAGKLFKADLLYSGSIWLQHFPDLTCIRTFGPALLGRNRDARDDSLLLAVTNTYIRSGIEICPATDFAPELLVNHGLLSGKTPAARLQNDIDAGWKVAKQMGGMDIGQTITIKDGTVIAVEAIEGTDACIERTGTLCRRGGWTLIKVSKPDQDMRFDVPTIGPQTIEKVHAAGGTAIVIEAEKTIMVEREKTIAAANAAGITLIAIDDASQAASQRSKQTANFVAGSIDAENNRVHPSDGLATRRSA comes from the coding sequence ATGGCGCACCACAATGCCAATCGGTCGTTGCCTGCCATCGGGATCGTTGCCGGATGGGGAAGCTTTCCCGTCGAAGTGGCGCAGCAATTGGTGCACAGCGGTCATCCGGTCTGTTGCATCGCGATCAAAGGGCACGCCAGTCGGTCGTTGGAATCGATCTGTGACCACGTGCTATGGTCGGGTGTCGGCAAAATCGGCAAACATTTGCGATACTTTCGCCGCAACGGTGTCCGCCACGTCACGATGGCCGGCAAATTGTTCAAAGCGGACTTGTTGTACAGTGGTTCAATCTGGCTTCAGCATTTCCCCGACCTGACCTGTATCCGTACCTTTGGCCCTGCCCTGCTAGGACGCAATCGTGATGCTCGCGACGACAGTTTGTTGTTAGCGGTGACGAATACCTACATCCGCAGCGGCATCGAAATTTGCCCTGCGACCGACTTTGCCCCGGAGTTGCTTGTGAACCACGGATTGCTTTCAGGGAAAACCCCGGCGGCTAGGCTGCAAAACGATATCGATGCCGGCTGGAAAGTCGCCAAGCAGATGGGCGGTATGGACATCGGGCAAACGATCACCATCAAAGATGGAACCGTGATCGCTGTCGAGGCGATTGAAGGAACTGATGCCTGTATCGAACGTACCGGAACGCTTTGTCGACGCGGTGGATGGACGTTGATCAAGGTCAGTAAGCCGGACCAGGACATGCGTTTTGATGTTCCCACGATTGGTCCGCAAACCATCGAAAAGGTCCATGCGGCCGGTGGAACAGCGATCGTCATTGAAGCTGAAAAAACCATCATGGTCGAACGCGAAAAGACGATCGCAGCGGCCAATGCGGCCGGCATCACGTTGATCGCGATCGACGACGCTTCGCAGGCTGCCAGTCAGCGATCCAAGCAGACAGCGAATTTTGTTGCCGGCAGTATCGATGCCGAGAACAACCGTGTGCACCCGAGCGACGGGCTGGCAACCCGGCGATCTGCATGA
- a CDS encoding phytanoyl-CoA dioxygenase family protein yields MQSTNDFAIIPDRESIATVERDIRFFPSKNETPAVLERDQIEAWNRDGYLGPLDVYDPESISDIRSYFDSLLAQAIAEGRDSYSISSAHLKHGRVWDMLTNDRIVGYVSDLLGEDVIGWGAHFFCKMPGDGKSVDWHQDCSFWPLTPTKAVTVWLAIDDSTMENGCMEVFNGSHQHGLIDFEVSDGEAGNVLDQSVKNPEKYGTLRQTPIQAGQISIHSDLLVHGSAPNRSPNRRCGLTLRYCPADVTAYLGWNAKGVSVKGSADKSMWPGAARPSND; encoded by the coding sequence ATGCAATCGACGAACGACTTTGCCATCATTCCCGATCGAGAATCCATCGCGACGGTGGAACGCGACATTCGTTTTTTCCCGTCGAAAAATGAGACTCCTGCGGTCCTAGAACGCGACCAGATTGAAGCTTGGAACCGAGACGGCTATCTGGGGCCGCTGGACGTCTACGACCCCGAATCGATCTCCGATATCCGCAGCTATTTCGACTCTCTGTTGGCTCAGGCGATCGCCGAGGGACGCGACAGCTATTCGATCAGCAGCGCCCACCTGAAGCACGGCCGAGTATGGGATATGCTGACCAATGACCGAATCGTGGGTTACGTCAGTGATCTGTTGGGCGAAGATGTCATTGGTTGGGGAGCCCACTTTTTCTGCAAAATGCCTGGCGACGGGAAAAGTGTCGACTGGCATCAGGACTGCAGTTTCTGGCCGCTGACCCCCACCAAGGCGGTCACAGTCTGGTTGGCGATCGACGATTCGACGATGGAAAATGGGTGCATGGAAGTTTTCAACGGGTCCCACCAACATGGGCTGATCGATTTCGAAGTCAGTGATGGCGAAGCAGGAAACGTGCTGGATCAATCGGTCAAGAATCCCGAAAAATATGGCACCCTACGCCAAACGCCCATCCAGGCTGGCCAGATTTCGATCCACAGCGACCTGCTGGTCCACGGATCGGCCCCGAACCGCAGCCCCAACCGGCGTTGCGGGCTGACGCTTCGCTACTGTCCGGCCGATGTGACCGCGTATCTGGGGTGGAATGCCAAAGGTGTCAGCGTGAAGGGATCGGCCGACAAATCGATGTGGCCCGGTGCCGCACGACCATCCAACGACTAG
- the lpxD gene encoding UDP-3-O-(3-hydroxymyristoyl)glucosamine N-acyltransferase encodes MKLDEIAVLVDGRLTGNADLVCTGANPPDQAQAGEITMLDDPKRAAAVAGSGAVAVITSSLIDDCSCAQVVVDDPRDAFAKIVSHFRPPVDAADWNDGISADASVHATAIVHPRAIIAAGAVVGARTRVGPGVVISARCQIGQDCVLNPNVTLYEYTELGDRVVIHAGVVVGAHGFGYRQKDGRHIPTAQLGYVAIESDVEIGAGATIDRGTYGATRIGEGTKIDNQVMIAHNCQIGKHNLLCSQVGIAGSSCTGDYVILAGQVGLKDHVHLGDHTIVGAQAGVMDDCPGNEVYLGSPATPQREQMQIMAVERRLPEMRREVKKLRRELDAIKGQLQSESTPAASCESECNAA; translated from the coding sequence ATGAAATTGGACGAAATCGCTGTCCTGGTGGATGGTCGACTGACCGGCAATGCCGACCTGGTATGCACCGGCGCCAACCCGCCCGATCAGGCACAGGCCGGCGAAATCACGATGCTGGACGATCCCAAGCGGGCCGCCGCCGTCGCCGGTTCGGGGGCTGTCGCCGTGATCACGTCGTCGTTGATCGATGATTGTTCCTGTGCTCAGGTTGTGGTCGACGACCCCCGCGACGCGTTCGCAAAAATTGTGTCGCATTTCCGCCCGCCCGTGGATGCTGCCGACTGGAACGATGGGATCAGCGCAGATGCCAGCGTGCATGCCACCGCGATCGTTCATCCGCGAGCGATCATCGCTGCCGGTGCGGTCGTCGGAGCCCGTACCAGGGTCGGCCCCGGAGTTGTGATCTCGGCTCGCTGCCAAATCGGCCAAGACTGTGTCTTGAACCCGAACGTCACCTTGTACGAATACACCGAATTGGGCGACCGTGTCGTGATCCATGCCGGCGTGGTCGTCGGAGCGCACGGTTTCGGATATCGCCAAAAGGACGGTCGCCATATCCCCACGGCACAGTTGGGCTATGTCGCCATCGAATCCGACGTTGAAATCGGTGCCGGGGCGACCATCGATCGCGGTACCTACGGTGCCACCCGGATCGGCGAAGGCACCAAAATTGATAACCAAGTGATGATCGCGCACAACTGCCAAATTGGAAAACACAATTTGTTGTGTAGCCAAGTCGGCATCGCCGGCAGTTCCTGTACCGGTGACTATGTGATCTTGGCTGGACAGGTCGGGCTGAAGGATCACGTTCATCTGGGGGATCACACCATCGTTGGCGCCCAAGCAGGTGTCATGGATGATTGCCCAGGCAACGAAGTCTATTTGGGATCGCCTGCAACGCCTCAGCGAGAACAGATGCAAATCATGGCCGTCGAGCGGCGGTTGCCAGAGATGCGACGGGAAGTCAAAAAGCTGCGACGCGAACTCGATGCGATCAAGGGTCAACTGCAATCCGAGTCGACGCCCGCGGCGTCCTGCGAATCGGAATGCAACGCGGCATGA
- a CDS encoding 4-(cytidine 5'-diphospho)-2-C-methyl-D-erythritol kinase, with protein sequence MNADDTSKDECSGDSSPLPSGTVVHTRAPAKLNLFLELCARRDDGFHEIDTVMVPIDWCDEITMSRTSTPGVQLSVDWMPSKLVRSQRLGIADDPAAIDALLGIPADETNLVSRGLVRMIQRFGIQGGFRCDLRKSIPAGAGMGGASSDAAAAIRCAAKLCGISAQSPELFQICAEIGSDVPFFLGHGNQPLAAARATGRGEILNPVPTAGPLDIVVIYPCVSLSTAKVYAASQVPPDPQAADAVVSALALGDVGKIGSAMMNRLSDPARILAPQIDEILKSVWRGGYRTCQLTGSGSACFALVNSTVEASRLASNLRAKFERSSNAGCGAIVETARTTRVPSIVSIQ encoded by the coding sequence ATGAACGCCGATGACACTAGCAAAGACGAATGCAGCGGTGATTCATCACCTTTGCCGTCTGGGACCGTCGTGCACACGCGTGCCCCGGCCAAGCTAAATCTGTTTTTAGAACTGTGTGCTCGTCGCGACGACGGTTTTCACGAAATCGATACCGTCATGGTGCCAATCGATTGGTGCGACGAAATCACAATGTCGCGAACCTCCACACCGGGGGTCCAATTGTCGGTGGATTGGATGCCGTCGAAATTGGTCCGATCCCAGCGTTTGGGCATCGCCGATGACCCCGCCGCGATCGACGCGTTGCTAGGGATTCCTGCCGACGAAACCAATCTGGTCAGTCGTGGATTGGTGCGAATGATCCAGCGATTCGGGATCCAGGGCGGATTTCGATGCGATCTGCGTAAATCGATACCGGCGGGCGCTGGTATGGGCGGCGCTAGCAGCGATGCGGCGGCGGCGATCCGCTGCGCCGCCAAGCTTTGCGGGATTTCAGCTCAGTCGCCCGAGCTTTTCCAGATTTGTGCTGAAATCGGCAGCGACGTGCCGTTCTTCCTGGGGCACGGAAATCAACCGCTTGCGGCGGCCAGGGCGACCGGACGGGGAGAAATCCTGAATCCGGTTCCTACCGCCGGGCCGCTTGATATTGTCGTGATTTACCCATGTGTCAGCCTATCAACCGCGAAAGTTTACGCAGCTTCCCAGGTTCCACCGGATCCACAGGCCGCAGACGCCGTTGTTTCCGCACTCGCCCTTGGCGATGTTGGTAAGATTGGGTCAGCGATGATGAATCGATTGTCCGACCCAGCGCGAATACTTGCACCGCAAATCGATGAAATACTAAAATCGGTGTGGCGGGGCGGGTACAGAACGTGTCAATTGACTGGCAGTGGATCGGCGTGTTTCGCGTTGGTCAATTCGACGGTCGAGGCCAGTCGGTTGGCAAGCAACCTACGGGCAAAATTCGAACGGTCATCAAACGCAGGGTGCGGAGCGATTGTGGAAACTGCTCGGACCACCCGAGTTCCTTCGATCGTTAGTATCCAGTAA
- a CDS encoding exonuclease/endonuclease/phosphatase family protein has product MMKFFRRLLGRRRRTPRSRNTSVTVDIPLLRWVGPVVTVVAMFIILGMVVGGQINLAALDDYGDGEDGSSQLAGLTPVRLDSGGPKSNEAIRIATLHVDRLGDGDGVSAESVTALVSMVSRFDIVALQGIQGSGAASIRSLVDVIRVSGGRYTASISEPIGRGNNLQSYALIWDESRMRIVPGAVGIVDDSRDRMMFEPMYASFETRVGFADGRRPFRFTLINAWAIDQSQGGPSDETSVLVDVFTSVRNYGYELAGEEDCILLGDLGATSDRLGALGQIPGVVSVVADGRNSQHILLDPNYTAEFTRQAGVLSASDLPEVSADALRSVSSQMPVWAELSVWEVPTMETGASSRTEVIR; this is encoded by the coding sequence ATGATGAAGTTTTTCCGTCGACTTTTGGGCCGACGCCGCCGCACGCCGCGCAGTCGCAACACCAGCGTTACCGTCGACATTCCGTTGTTGCGCTGGGTAGGACCCGTCGTTACCGTGGTCGCGATGTTCATCATCTTGGGAATGGTGGTCGGTGGGCAGATCAACTTGGCTGCCTTGGACGACTATGGCGATGGGGAAGACGGTTCATCGCAGCTCGCTGGCTTGACCCCCGTGCGATTGGATTCCGGCGGTCCGAAGTCCAACGAAGCGATCCGAATTGCAACGCTGCATGTTGACCGGTTGGGTGACGGGGATGGAGTGTCTGCCGAAAGCGTTACCGCGCTGGTGTCGATGGTTTCTCGATTTGACATCGTTGCACTTCAGGGCATCCAGGGATCCGGGGCGGCATCGATCCGATCGCTCGTCGACGTCATCCGAGTGTCCGGTGGCCGATACACTGCCAGCATCAGCGAGCCGATTGGTCGTGGGAACAACCTTCAATCGTATGCATTGATTTGGGATGAATCTCGGATGCGGATCGTGCCAGGTGCGGTTGGCATCGTGGACGACAGTCGCGATCGGATGATGTTCGAGCCTATGTACGCATCGTTCGAAACGCGTGTTGGATTCGCCGACGGTCGTCGGCCGTTTCGGTTCACGCTGATCAATGCTTGGGCCATTGATCAATCGCAAGGTGGGCCCAGCGACGAGACGTCGGTCCTGGTCGACGTCTTCACCAGTGTTCGAAACTACGGGTACGAACTGGCTGGCGAAGAAGACTGCATTTTGTTGGGCGACTTGGGGGCAACTTCCGATCGGCTAGGCGCGTTGGGCCAGATTCCCGGTGTGGTATCGGTGGTTGCCGATGGCCGCAATTCGCAGCACATTCTATTGGACCCAAATTACACCGCCGAATTCACTCGCCAGGCCGGGGTGTTGTCCGCCAGCGATCTGCCAGAGGTCAGCGCCGATGCACTGCGCAGCGTCAGCAGCCAGATGCCGGTGTGGGCCGAGCTGAGTGTGTGGGAGGTGCCGACGATGGAAACCGGTGCCTCGTCCCGCACCGAAGTGATTCGGTAG
- a CDS encoding acetyl-CoA carboxylase biotin carboxyl carrier protein, which produces MSKGGKPKDVFDVERIRQIIELMEEHDLSEVDLQQGDEKIKLGRGGSAPIYSAPPAAAPAAASAAPAADPTAGTITINAPMVGTFYSKANPESPSFVKVGDHVGPETVVCIVEAMKVFNEIPAECSGKIVEILVSDQEPVDFGKPMFRLTPDA; this is translated from the coding sequence ATGAGCAAAGGCGGAAAGCCAAAGGATGTGTTTGATGTCGAACGCATCCGTCAGATCATTGAATTGATGGAAGAGCACGACCTTTCGGAAGTCGACCTGCAGCAGGGCGACGAAAAAATCAAGCTCGGCCGCGGCGGCTCGGCTCCCATTTATTCCGCACCGCCTGCGGCGGCACCGGCGGCGGCAAGTGCTGCACCGGCGGCCGATCCTACCGCCGGCACGATCACGATCAACGCACCGATGGTCGGGACGTTCTACAGCAAGGCCAATCCGGAATCCCCGTCTTTCGTCAAAGTCGGCGATCACGTGGGCCCCGAAACGGTGGTCTGCATCGTCGAAGCCATGAAGGTCTTCAACGAGATCCCTGCCGAATGCAGCGGCAAGATTGTCGAGATCCTGGTCTCTGATCAGGAACCCGTCGATTTTGGTAAGCCCATGTTTCGACTGACGCCGGACGCCTAA
- a CDS encoding elongation factor P — MLAKEVKTGTVVVHEGNPVVIQGISVHSPSARGAATLYKFRARNVLTRNKVDITMKGTDAMDEADFSRRDVQMMYTDATHLHLMDKEDYQQYELALEDAEEELPYMTEGLEGIRALIYNDACVGLDLPASVELTITQCDPGVKGNSATSRNKPATMETGLVVQVPEYIKEGERLKIDTRTGQFLSRA; from the coding sequence ATGCTGGCAAAAGAGGTAAAGACCGGAACCGTAGTCGTGCACGAAGGGAACCCGGTCGTGATCCAGGGCATCTCCGTCCACTCGCCCTCGGCCCGCGGCGCCGCAACCCTGTACAAGTTTCGCGCCCGCAACGTGCTGACCCGCAACAAGGTCGACATCACGATGAAGGGGACCGATGCGATGGACGAAGCCGACTTTTCGCGGCGCGACGTCCAGATGATGTACACCGACGCCACTCACCTGCACCTGATGGACAAGGAAGATTACCAGCAGTACGAACTGGCATTGGAAGACGCTGAGGAAGAATTGCCCTACATGACCGAAGGACTCGAGGGGATCCGAGCCCTGATCTACAACGACGCCTGCGTCGGCTTGGACCTGCCCGCCTCGGTCGAATTGACCATCACCCAGTGCGATCCCGGCGTGAAGGGCAACTCGGCCACTTCCCGCAACAAACCGGCCACGATGGAAACCGGCCTAGTGGTGCAGGTGCCGGAATACATCAAAGAAGGCGAACGACTGAAAATCGATACCCGCACAGGCCAGTTCCTCTCGCGCGCCTAA
- a CDS encoding M24 family metallopeptidase, with translation MNSRSNPRLETLAAKLDSLKIDAMLVTDEVNVRYLSGFTGDSSALLVTTDQTTVLSDGRYDTQLADECPTLLTAIRPPDQTLTQLIAEFLASAGLQRIGIESNQWTLAAFNMLSQTCTSVGWVQTTGVVEGQRMIKDADEIAITRRAVDIAERAFQSILPMLPGRWTEREVAHELESKMRFLGAEGCSFSPIVAAGPMGALPHYHPRDQKLIDPSLGGEPTLLVDWGAKYKGYASDLTRTLHLPNASDRFRRAYAAVLEAQLAAIDAIRPGAKASDIDAIARGVLQRHGMADAFIHGLGHGTGLQIHESPRMSASSPEALSAGMIVTVEPGVYFAGEFGIRIEDDVLVTPSGHEVLSRLPKGLEQSEWLL, from the coding sequence ATGAATTCACGATCCAATCCGCGACTAGAAACGCTGGCCGCCAAACTCGATTCGCTAAAAATCGATGCGATGCTGGTCACTGACGAAGTGAATGTGCGTTACCTCAGCGGCTTCACCGGTGACAGTTCGGCATTGTTGGTCACCACCGACCAAACCACTGTCCTTAGCGACGGCCGTTACGACACCCAGCTGGCCGATGAATGCCCCACCTTGTTGACGGCGATCCGTCCACCGGACCAAACATTGACGCAGTTGATTGCCGAATTCCTTGCCAGCGCGGGTCTGCAACGGATCGGCATCGAATCGAACCAATGGACATTGGCGGCGTTCAACATGCTGAGCCAGACATGCACCAGCGTCGGCTGGGTCCAAACGACGGGCGTGGTTGAGGGGCAACGGATGATCAAGGATGCCGATGAAATCGCCATCACACGTCGTGCGGTCGACATTGCCGAGCGAGCCTTCCAGTCAATCTTGCCGATGCTGCCCGGTCGCTGGACCGAACGCGAAGTCGCTCATGAATTGGAATCCAAGATGCGGTTCCTTGGTGCAGAGGGCTGCAGTTTCTCGCCAATCGTGGCAGCCGGTCCGATGGGCGCCCTGCCTCATTATCACCCACGAGACCAAAAACTGATCGATCCATCGCTCGGTGGCGAACCCACTCTATTGGTGGACTGGGGCGCCAAATACAAAGGATATGCCAGTGACCTGACGCGAACGCTGCACCTGCCAAACGCCAGCGATCGATTTCGCCGTGCTTACGCGGCGGTGCTAGAGGCTCAATTGGCAGCGATCGATGCGATCCGTCCTGGCGCCAAAGCCTCGGATATCGATGCGATCGCACGCGGGGTTCTGCAGCGACACGGAATGGCCGACGCGTTCATCCACGGACTCGGTCACGGTACCGGACTGCAGATCCACGAATCCCCCCGAATGTCGGCCAGCAGTCCAGAAGCCCTTTCCGCCGGCATGATCGTCACCGTCGAACCGGGTGTCTATTTCGCCGGAGAATTCGGAATTCGCATCGAAGACGACGTTTTAGTGACACCGTCTGGGCACGAGGTGCTAAGCCGGTTACCAAAGGGACTCGAACAGTCAGAGTGGTTGCTGTAA
- a CDS encoding methyltransferase domain-containing protein, with the protein MLESIAVPDDLWASPLSPEASELLRDADQRIVDFMRRGPLIDNFVVCDFRLVDAALEWIQRESLASGERFCEWGSGFGVVTMMAALRGWEASGIEVDPDLVDQAQALAEDHEIEANFAIGSFIPAGGEAWIPCDEQSLHIETDLHHGYDELEIQLSDVDLVFMYPWPGEHIHSEAIFDRYAAIGSLLLTYHGTECLQLQRKTGHPQAPQS; encoded by the coding sequence ATGTTGGAATCCATCGCCGTTCCCGACGACCTATGGGCGTCCCCTCTGTCGCCCGAAGCCAGCGAATTGCTTCGGGATGCCGACCAGCGAATCGTCGATTTTATGCGTCGCGGACCGCTGATCGACAATTTTGTGGTGTGCGACTTCCGGCTCGTCGACGCTGCCCTGGAGTGGATCCAGCGAGAATCGTTGGCGTCGGGAGAACGATTTTGTGAATGGGGCAGCGGTTTCGGAGTCGTTACCATGATGGCGGCACTGCGGGGCTGGGAGGCGTCGGGAATCGAAGTCGATCCGGATCTTGTCGACCAGGCACAGGCACTCGCCGAAGATCACGAAATCGAGGCCAACTTTGCCATCGGCAGCTTCATCCCCGCAGGCGGCGAAGCGTGGATACCGTGCGACGAACAATCCCTGCACATCGAAACCGATCTTCATCACGGATATGACGAACTTGAAATCCAGCTCAGTGACGTCGACCTGGTTTTCATGTATCCATGGCCCGGAGAACACATCCATAGCGAAGCGATTTTTGATCGCTACGCCGCCATCGGAAGCCTGTTGCTGACGTACCACGGGACCGAGTGCTTGCAACTGCAACGCAAAACGGGCCATCCCCAAGCCCCCCAAAGCTGA